The following proteins are co-located in the Polymorphospora rubra genome:
- a CDS encoding DUF305 domain-containing protein: MARPTAAHTVPTAALLVALLSGCAPAGGTGPTPSAATPAATVVAASFNGTDLAWVQLMIPMNERTLPLLELAAARGADPAVRRFADEVHAAHLAELARLRELRTLAGLDGTNPHQGHDMPGMVTAVQLDALRAATGAEFDRLFHDRLREHVDQSARVSRSEQESGADTATVALAAEMARSRTAYLTRLDQLTAA; the protein is encoded by the coding sequence ATGGCCCGACCAACCGCCGCCCACACCGTTCCGACCGCCGCGCTGCTGGTGGCCCTGCTCAGCGGCTGCGCCCCCGCCGGCGGCACCGGCCCGACCCCGTCGGCCGCGACCCCGGCCGCCACCGTCGTCGCGGCGAGCTTCAACGGCACCGACCTCGCCTGGGTACAGCTGATGATCCCGATGAACGAACGGACCCTGCCGCTGCTCGAGCTGGCCGCCGCCCGCGGCGCCGACCCGGCCGTACGCCGGTTCGCCGACGAGGTGCACGCCGCACACCTGGCCGAGCTGGCCAGGCTACGGGAGTTGCGTACCCTGGCCGGGCTGGACGGGACGAACCCGCACCAGGGCCACGACATGCCGGGAATGGTGACCGCCGTGCAGCTCGACGCCCTGCGGGCGGCCACCGGCGCCGAGTTCGACCGGCTGTTCCACGACCGGCTGCGGGAACACGTCGACCAGTCGGCCCGGGTGTCGCGCAGCGAGCAGGAGTCCGGCGCCGACACCGCGACCGTCGCGCTGGCCGCGGAGATGGCACGGTCCCGCACGGCCTACCTCACCCGCCTGGACCAGCTCACCGCCGCCTGA